The Ornithinimicrobium faecis region CTCACCGGACAGCTCGACCGAGGCACCGATGTTGCGAAAGTCGTAGCGCGTGCTGATCTCCTTGGCCGCTTGGTTGACGGCGTTGGCGACCTCCTGCTTGTCGACCTTGCTGACGATGTCGAATGACGAGTCGGCCATGATGCTGATCCTCCGTGGGGACGTGGGTCTGGTTCGGACGTGGTGTGCTTCCCTGTTATTGTTTCATCCGCGCTCCACGGCAGGTTGTCCGAGCGGCCAATGGAAGCGGACTGTAAATCCGCCGGCGTATGCCTACGCAGGTTCGAATCCTGCACCTGCCACCACATGTAGGGCCCTGACCACGCGGTCAGGGCCCTGCTCGGTTCTCAGGCGTGGGGGCTGGCGCTCCCCGCACGAGGCTGTGCGCACGACTCACGCGATCGCACAGGGCCCGAGTGGGTCGGACGATCACTGAGCGAGTCGATCCATGATGGCGGCGATGTAGGCCGAGAACCCGCGCGCTCCCACCCGTGCGAGCACCTCTTGGGAGATTGCGGGTGGCATCGAGACGGAGTGCTTCTCGACGCCTCGTGTGGTGGTGTCCATCTCCCTATCCTGCTCCACGTCGGAGAATGCGGTCTGCCCAACGACCCGGCCTGGTGAGTTTGTATGCCGGATGGCTGCCTGAGGCGCCCTGGCTACAGCCAGTCGTGCTCGCGCGCATAGCGGGCCGCCCCGTGGCGGGTTTGTGTCTGGGTCTTCTGCATCGCGCTGGACAGATAATTGCGCACGGTCCCTGGCGCAAGGTGGAGGCGTCCGGCGATCTCGACAGCGGAGTAGCCCTCGCCGGTCTCCCGCAGCACGTCGACCTCGCGGTCGGTCAGCGGACTGTCGTCCATGATCGCTGCGGCCGAGACATCCTGGTCGATCCACCGTCGGCCCGCATGGAGGGCGGCAACGATCGAGGCGATGTGCTGTGGCTCGGCGGCCTTGCTGGCGAACCCTTGGACACCGAGCTTCAGCGCGCTCCGCAAGATGCCCGGCCGGGCGTGGCGGGTCAACATCAGGACCACCTGATCGGGCAGTTCCTGCCGGATCTGGGCCACGGCGCCGAGCCCGTCGAGACCCGGCATCTCCAGGTCGATGACGAGGACGTCCGGCCGGTGCGTCAAGGTGGCACGCACGGCGTCGTTCCCGTCGAAAGCCTCCGCCAGGATGGTGATGTCCCCCTCCAGGGGCAACAGGGAGGCCAACGCCTTCCTGAGGAGGGCCTCGTCGTCGGCCAGCACCACGGTGGTCATAGACCGGTCAGTCCGGCGGCCGCGCGGGAGTCTCCGGCGGGCAGGGGCGGAAAGGTGGCGGACGTGCGGAACCATCCGTCATCCAAGGCGACTGTGAGCTCGCCGCTCTCGGCCGCCACCCGTCGCTTGAGGGTCGCCAGTCCGCGGAGCTCTGGCAGCGTGTCGTCTGCCGACCCGTCGTTGACGATCGTGATGCTGTGAGCGGCCAGTGCGATGCGGACCACGGTGGCCTGTGAATGCCGCAGGATGTTGGTCGTCGTCTCCCGCAGGACCTGCCCGAGCAGGTCGTTGGCACCAGCGCTCTCGACGTCCAATCGGTCGATGCTCACGCGGATCCCCGTCGCCTCGAGGAGGTTCCGTGCGTTCTCCAACTCCGCGGCGATGTTCAGCTTGCGGCGCCCGTAGGCCAGCTCCTTGGTCTGGGCGATCGTGTCTCCCACCAGTGTGTAGCTCTCGCGGAGCTCTTGTTCCAAGCGGTCGGGGTCGCTGTGCACCAGTTTTTGTGCCAGCGCCAGCTTCAGCTTCACCACATGCAGGGTGTGGCCCTGGATGTCGTGCAGATCGCTGGCGAAGCGCATCCGCTCCCGCACGACCGCCAGCTCCGCCTCCCGCTCCCGGGCCTCTTCGAGATCGGCCACCACGTCATAGAAGCCCTTGTTGGGGAACATCAGACCGGTCAGGGTCGCGGTGATGCCGGTCGGGAAGATGACCTGGTTGATGACCTCGGGCATCCCGGCTCCCGGATCGAGGATCACTCCCAGAGCGCCGATGCCCGCCACGTAGGCGACCAAACCGACCGCAGCCACGCTCCGGTGGCGGGGCAGCCGTGGGACCGTGAGGGATCCCACCAGGGCGATGGCGAGATAGGCGCTCTGGCGGTCGCTGTCGATCGCCAGGACCCCGTAGGGCCAGATCGCCGCGCCGATCACAAGGCAGGGGAGCGCAACCCGGGACAGGTCGCCGGCGGACCACCGCTCGAAGGCGATCATCGCCACGACGACGCCGATCCCGAGCACCACCGCGTGAGACCAGGTCTGTGCCTGCAGCGCCACGGTGAACACCCCGACCGAGGCCAGGAGCGGCAGCACGGTCGTGAGGTTGATCGCGCGGAAGCGTTGAATCGAGGCCCTGCGGGCCTCGTCCGACCGGCGCTCCGTCGCAGACCTGGGCGCGGAGCTGTGACGGAGGTGCAGTCTCATCGGGGCTCTCGGTGAGGGGCGGCTGACGTCTGGTCAGCCTATGGTCCGCTGGTCCGAGCCGGTAGTGACGCAGTGTCATCCGGAGCGAGCAGGAACGTCACACCGATCAGTGACGTCGCCACACTGGGCGGAAGGTGCTCGGCGCGGTGTGCTGGAGTCATGTCACACAACCCTGTCATTGATGTCTCAGAACTGAGCGTGAGCTACGGCGACTTCCAGGCCGTTCGCGACCTCTCCTTCCAGGTCGAGCGGGGAGAGTTCTATGCCCTGCTCGGCACGAACGGGGCGGGCAAGACCTCGACGCTGGAGGTCCTCGAGGGCCACCGCAGGGGGACCTCCGGCACGGTCCGTGTCTTTGGTGCGACCCCGACCGATCGACGCGCTGTCCGCCCTCGCATGGGGATCATGCTCCAGGAGAGCGGATTCTCGCCAGACCTCACGGTCACCGAGACCGTCGCCCTCATCGGCCGCCTCACCGAACGGCCCGACTCAGTCGACCGGGTGCTCGGGCTGGTCGACCTCGGGCACAAGGCCGGCACGCTGGTCTCCCAGCTGTCAGGGGGTGAGAAGCGCCGCCTTGACTTCGCCACGGCGATCTATGGCCGACCTGAGCTGGTCGTCCTGGACGAGCCCACGACCGGACTGGACATCCAGTCCCGGGACGCCCTGTGGGACGTGGTCGAGCAGCTCCGCGAGGACGGGTCGACGATCATCCTGACCACGCACTACCTCGAGGAGGCGCAGCAGCGCGCCGACCGGGTCGGGCTCATGCACAAAGGAACCTTCCGGCACGAGGGGACCGTGGCGGAGCTGACCCGCACCCTGCCCGCCTCGATCCAGTTCTCGTTGCTGCCGGGGGCCCCGGTGCCTCCCATGCACCCGGCGCCCCCGTCCGGCCAGTCCTACGAGATCGAGACGTTCGAGCTGCAGGCAGACCTCAAGCAACTGCTCGACTGGGCCGATGCCCACACCGTCGAGCTCGTCGGCCTGTCCGCCGCCGCGACTCGACTCGATGACGTCTTCCGCGCCATCGGTGCCGAGTCGGCCACCGCCGAGCCTCCCACCACCGAGCCCACGACGGCCTGAGCCGTCCCCGCCACGTCCACCACCCCTTCCCAGAACAGAGGTTTCCCATGCTCGCCATCGCGCGCAGCGAACTCGTCCAGGTGCTCCGCAACCGGGCCGTGCTGATCACCAGCCTCCTGATGCCCGTGGCCGCCAGTGCCTTCTTCATCTATTTCCGTGACCAGTTTGAGCAGATCGGCAGCCTCGGATATGTCGCTGCCGTGCTCGTCTTCACCATCGGTTCGTTCAGCCTCTACGCGACCACCGTGACCACCCTGGCTGCCCGACGACAGACACTCTTCCTCAAGCGACTGCGGTCCACGGCGGCCAGTGACCCGGCGATCCTCACGGGGCTGGTCCTCCCGGTTGTCGCGATCTCCGTGGTGCAGGTCGCTGTCATCCTGGGCGTGTTCGCCACGGTCGGCAGCGCTCCTGCCGACGTGCTGCTCGTGCTGGTGGCCGTCGTCGCCACCTTCGTGATGATGCTCGCCCTCGGGATGGCCACCGCGGGAGTGACGAACTCACCGGAGCACGCCCAGATCACGACGTTGCCGATCAGCCTGGGCACCATCGCCGTCGCGAGCTGGGTCGGCATCACGGGCACCGAGAGCCTGACGCTGCTCAAGCGTCTGCTGCCTGGGGGCTCGGCCACCGAGCTCGTCGTCAGCGCCTGGAACGGCTGCACGGGGCTAGGCGACACCCTGCTCCTGCTGGCCCCGACCCTCGCCTGGGTCGTCGTCGCGGTCGTCCTGGCCATGGCGCTCTTCCGGTGGGAGCCACGACGTTGAGCGGCCGAGAGAGTCGCCGTCCGCACACCCGCTCATGGAAGGATCAGGCCATGGCCAGCACGACTCCCGCCCACTCGGACCTGCTGCTCGTCGATGACCTCATGCTGTTGTTGATGGACGATGACGGCGCCTCCGTGCAGGGTGCGGGGACCCTCTACTACACCCTCGGCGGTGCAGTGCTCACCGAGCTGGCACTGCTCGGACGGGTGGAGGTGGACGACTCCGGCGTGCTCAACGGTCCCCGAGTCACGCCCGTTGGCAGGGAGCCACTCCCTGACCCGCTGTTGCAGTCCGCCTTCGACCTGGTGGCGAAGAAGACCCAGCGCGTGCAACCACTGCTGATCGGGATCGGCGCCGACCTCTGGAAGGTTGTGCGTGACCGGCTCGTCGACCGTGGGCTCCTGCGCCGCGAGGAGAAACGCGTGCTGGGGGTCTTCCGCACCACCAGGTGGCCGGCCGCCGACGCGCACCACGAGGCCGAGCTGCGGGCAAGGATCCGCCGCGTCCTGGAGGACGGTGAGACTCCGGACCCCCGCACCGCGGCCATCATTGCGCTGCTCTCGGCCAGCGGTGCAATGCCCTCCCTGCGACCGCCCCTGCCCTGGACCAACCAGACCGTGACGCGGGCCAAGGAGATCGAGCGCGGAGAGTGGGGCGCCCAGGCAGTCTCGACCGCGGTGACCCGGACCGCGGCCGGCATTGCTGCCTCCAGTGCGGCAGTCGCTATCAGCGTTGCTGCCTCTCGCTGAGGGGGCCAACCGGCTCTGCTGACCGGGCCACACGGCATACGGCCGGCTCTGTCAGTGCCTCCCACTAGCGTTGCTGCCCCAACCATCGGAGGCGGACATGAGTGACACGCAGGGCACCGACTGGCACGGCCTGGCGATCGAGCAGCTGACCTGGCACTGGGAGCACCTGGCCCGGCCACGCCTCGAGGGGCTGACCGACGAGGAGTATCTCTGGGAGCCGGTCGCCGGCGCTTGGAGCGTGCGGCCCACCGGCACGGCGGCGACACCGCAGGCAGCGGGGAGCGGTGACTGGGAGATCGACTTCGCGCTTCCCGAGCCTGACCCGGCCCCGGTCACCACTATCGCCTGGCGACTCGGGCACATCATCGTCGGCATCTTCGGGGCGCGGGCGGCCTCGCACCTCGGGTTCCGGCAGTGCGACTACTTCACGTGGGACTACGCCGGCACCGCCGAGGGTGCGCTGGCTCAGCTGGACGAGACGTATGCCGCCTGGCTGGCCGGGGTGCGTGGGCTCGACGCTGCGGCGCTCGCGCGGGCGGTGGGGGAGGCGGAGGGGCCGTTTGCCGAGCACCCGATGGCCGAGTTGGTGCTGCACATCAACCGGGAGGCCATCCATCACCTGGCCGAGGTCGCGCTGCTGCGCGACCTGTGGGCCCACCGCTGAGGTGACCTGATCTGGCCACCCGGCCACTCGGCATACGCACGCCCGTGCCGGACTGGGTGCCGCCGGGGCGAGGTGTGGCTCTAGTCTTGGTCCATGACCGACACCACCTCGCTCCCGCAGACCAACGCAGCGTTCATCGAGCTCGAGGACCGCGTCGCGGCACACAACTACTCCCCGCTTCCGGTCGTCGTGGCCGAGGCCGAGGGCGTGTGGGTGACCGACGTCGAGGGCAACCGATACATCGACGCGCTCGCTGGCTATTCCGCGCTCAACTTTGGCCACCGTCACCCCGACCTCGTCGCGGCGGCCAAGAGCCAGCTGGATCGCTCCACGCTGACCAGCCGCGCCTTCCACAACGACCAGCTGGGTCCCTTCTGCCGTGACCTGGCCTCGCTGGTCGGCAAGGACCAGATCCTGCCGATGAACACCGGAGCCGAGGCCGTCGAGACCGCGATCAAGATCGCCCGCAAGTGGGGCTATCGCGTCAAGGGCGTGGAGTCGGGCAAGGCCAACATCATCGTGATGGACGGCAACTTCCACGGCCGCACCACCACGATCGTCAGCTTCTCCGACGACCCGGAGGCCCACGACGACTACGGCCCCTACACCCCGGGCTTCACCGCAGTGCCTTACGGCGACCTGGCCGCGATCGAGGCTGCGATCACCGATGACACGGTGGCCGTCCTCGTCGAGCCGATCCAGGGTGAGCAGGGTGTGCAGATCCCCAAGGAGGGCTTCCTGCCGGGGCTGCGTGAGCTGTGCACCGACCGCAACGTGCTGATGATCGCGGACGAGATCCAGTCCGGCCTCGGCCGCACCGGCACCACGCTGGCCTGTGGTTATGAAAACGTTGAGGCCGACATCTACACCCTGGGCAAGGCCCTCGGCGGCGGCATCATCCCGGTCTCCGCCGTCGCCGCCGACGAGGCCGTCATGGGCGTCATCACCCCCGGCACGCACGGCTCCACCTTCGGTGGCAACCCGTTGGCCGCAGCCGTCGGCCACGCGGTGGTCAAGATGCTGATGACCGGCGAGCCGCAGCAGCGCGCCGCCGACTTCGAGTCGACCTTCCGTGACGGGCTCGAGGCGCTGATCGGTCAGGGCGTGGACAGCGTGCGGGTCCGTGGCCTCTGGGCCGGCATCGACATCAACCCCTCGCTGATGTCCGGCAAGGAGGCGTGCAAGGCCCTGGCCAAGAAGGGTGTCCTGGCCAAGGACACCCACGGCTCGACAATCCGCCTGGCCCCGCCGCTGACGATCACCGACGAGGAGCTGCGCCAGGTCATCGACGCGCTGACCGAGGTCGTGGGCGAGGCCAACGCCAACTGAGCCACTCCGCATACGAGACAGGACGGGCGCCCCCAGACCGGGGGCGCCCGTTCTTGTGCCTTTCCGCGCCTGACGCCCGCCCGCACGTTGCCTGCGGCTGGCCCAGGGGTGGCTCGATGGCCCCGCTGACTGGGTGGCCCGGGGCGACGTGATGGCCCCGGGGTGGCGGGGTGGCCGAGGCGTTGTGCGCGGGAGTGTCAGCCCTCCAGCATCGCCGAGCCCAGCAGCTGCTCCGGCACACCCATGCCCTCGACGAGGGACAGTGCATGCGGGCGGAGCTCCTGGCAGAGCTGATTGATCGCAGGCACGATCGCCTTGGCGCGGGACGTCGACATCAGGTTGTGCTCCTGGAACCAGCCGCGGTCACCGGCCAGGTTCTCCAAGGCATAGAGGTCGCACAGCGTGCCGAGGACCTGGGCCGCATCCTCGTCCTCGCACGCGTCGATGCCGGCGACGAAGGACTCCAGAACCATGCGGTCGATGTGCGTGCGGGCCGCGAGCAGCAGGTGGTCCTGCGTGCTGTTGAACGCCTCGAAGGCCTTGTCCTCGTCCTTGCCCGCGGTGCGCATGCGCTGGGCCAGGCTGTCCAGCACGTGCCGCTCGCGCTCCTCGAACATGGAGATGTGCCAGCTGCGGTCGAGCAC contains the following coding sequences:
- a CDS encoding response regulator transcription factor, producing the protein MTTVVLADDEALLRKALASLLPLEGDITILAEAFDGNDAVRATLTHRPDVLVIDLEMPGLDGLGAVAQIRQELPDQVVLMLTRHARPGILRSALKLGVQGFASKAAEPQHIASIVAALHAGRRWIDQDVSAAAIMDDSPLTDREVDVLRETGEGYSAVEIAGRLHLAPGTVRNYLSSAMQKTQTQTRHGAARYAREHDWL
- a CDS encoding sensor histidine kinase, which codes for MRLHLRHSSAPRSATERRSDEARRASIQRFRAINLTTVLPLLASVGVFTVALQAQTWSHAVVLGIGVVVAMIAFERWSAGDLSRVALPCLVIGAAIWPYGVLAIDSDRQSAYLAIALVGSLTVPRLPRHRSVAAVGLVAYVAGIGALGVILDPGAGMPEVINQVIFPTGITATLTGLMFPNKGFYDVVADLEEAREREAELAVVRERMRFASDLHDIQGHTLHVVKLKLALAQKLVHSDPDRLEQELRESYTLVGDTIAQTKELAYGRRKLNIAAELENARNLLEATGIRVSIDRLDVESAGANDLLGQVLRETTTNILRHSQATVVRIALAAHSITIVNDGSADDTLPELRGLATLKRRVAAESGELTVALDDGWFRTSATFPPLPAGDSRAAAGLTGL
- a CDS encoding ABC transporter ATP-binding protein — its product is MSHNPVIDVSELSVSYGDFQAVRDLSFQVERGEFYALLGTNGAGKTSTLEVLEGHRRGTSGTVRVFGATPTDRRAVRPRMGIMLQESGFSPDLTVTETVALIGRLTERPDSVDRVLGLVDLGHKAGTLVSQLSGGEKRRLDFATAIYGRPELVVLDEPTTGLDIQSRDALWDVVEQLREDGSTIILTTHYLEEAQQRADRVGLMHKGTFRHEGTVAELTRTLPASIQFSLLPGAPVPPMHPAPPSGQSYEIETFELQADLKQLLDWADAHTVELVGLSAAATRLDDVFRAIGAESATAEPPTTEPTTA
- a CDS encoding ABC transporter permease; translation: MLAIARSELVQVLRNRAVLITSLLMPVAASAFFIYFRDQFEQIGSLGYVAAVLVFTIGSFSLYATTVTTLAARRQTLFLKRLRSTAASDPAILTGLVLPVVAISVVQVAVILGVFATVGSAPADVLLVLVAVVATFVMMLALGMATAGVTNSPEHAQITTLPISLGTIAVASWVGITGTESLTLLKRLLPGGSATELVVSAWNGCTGLGDTLLLLAPTLAWVVVAVVLAMALFRWEPRR
- a CDS encoding GOLPH3/VPS74 family protein — protein: MASTTPAHSDLLLVDDLMLLLMDDDGASVQGAGTLYYTLGGAVLTELALLGRVEVDDSGVLNGPRVTPVGREPLPDPLLQSAFDLVAKKTQRVQPLLIGIGADLWKVVRDRLVDRGLLRREEKRVLGVFRTTRWPAADAHHEAELRARIRRVLEDGETPDPRTAAIIALLSASGAMPSLRPPLPWTNQTVTRAKEIERGEWGAQAVSTAVTRTAAGIAASSAAVAISVAASR
- a CDS encoding DinB family protein → MSDTQGTDWHGLAIEQLTWHWEHLARPRLEGLTDEEYLWEPVAGAWSVRPTGTAATPQAAGSGDWEIDFALPEPDPAPVTTIAWRLGHIIVGIFGARAASHLGFRQCDYFTWDYAGTAEGALAQLDETYAAWLAGVRGLDAAALARAVGEAEGPFAEHPMAELVLHINREAIHHLAEVALLRDLWAHR
- the rocD gene encoding ornithine--oxo-acid transaminase → MTDTTSLPQTNAAFIELEDRVAAHNYSPLPVVVAEAEGVWVTDVEGNRYIDALAGYSALNFGHRHPDLVAAAKSQLDRSTLTSRAFHNDQLGPFCRDLASLVGKDQILPMNTGAEAVETAIKIARKWGYRVKGVESGKANIIVMDGNFHGRTTTIVSFSDDPEAHDDYGPYTPGFTAVPYGDLAAIEAAITDDTVAVLVEPIQGEQGVQIPKEGFLPGLRELCTDRNVLMIADEIQSGLGRTGTTLACGYENVEADIYTLGKALGGGIIPVSAVAADEAVMGVITPGTHGSTFGGNPLAAAVGHAVVKMLMTGEPQQRAADFESTFRDGLEALIGQGVDSVRVRGLWAGIDINPSLMSGKEACKALAKKGVLAKDTHGSTIRLAPPLTITDEELRQVIDALTEVVGEANAN